A region from the Acidiferrobacter sp. SPIII_3 genome encodes:
- the leuS gene encoding leucine--tRNA ligase — MDDRYSPIDVEREAQAFWAQARSFEVTEDDARPKFYCLSMFPYPSGRLHMGHVRNYTLGDVISRWRRMQGMNVLQPMGWDAFGLPAEGAAERNGVPPAQWTYDNIAAMRDQLKRLGLAYDWRREIATCRPEYYRWEQWLFTRLYRKGLAYRATAPVNWCPKDQTVLANEQVVDGRCWRCDTLVERREIPQWFLRITAYADELLAGLDALPGWPERVATMQRNWIGRSEGAEIRFAVEGYGTLTVFTTRPDTLMGATYLAVAAEHPLAVAASTGRPEVARFREECRVMQTAEAAVETMEKRGVDTGRRAIHPLTGRTLPVYAANFVLMGYGEGAVMAVPAHDERDFAFAQRYDLPVVPVVVPEDYQGQAADLVRDAAYTGPGRLVDSGPFTGLASEAARARIVEALARVGAGAPRVQLRLRDWGVSRQRYWGTPIPMIHCKACGVVPVPDQDLPVRLPEDVVITQGGSALALRADFVNVSCPQCGNAAQRETDTFDTFMESSWYYARYCCHDNDREMLDARARHWLPVDQYIGGIEHAILHLLYARFFNKLLRDEGLLGNDEPFTRLLTQGMVLKDGTKMSKSKGNTVDPQALIEQYGADTARLFIMFAAPPEQSLEWSDDAVAGAHRFLRRLWGVARSATQRPRPADGDYDEAHRLLRADMQTLLDQALRDYERYHFNTVVAACMSLANMLQRLLDEPVSDSGTRLLYEGLGLLLRLLAPIVPHITHRLWQELGFAPEAIVDAAWPAVDIEALKRATMRLVVQVNGKRRAEITVDADCDRATIEAVALGDEAVARHLEGRPVAKVVVVPGRLVNIVSANG; from the coding sequence ATGGACGACCGTTATTCCCCGATCGATGTAGAACGCGAGGCCCAGGCGTTCTGGGCGCAGGCCCGGAGTTTCGAGGTGACCGAGGATGATGCGCGCCCGAAGTTCTATTGCCTGTCCATGTTTCCCTACCCGTCCGGGCGGCTGCACATGGGGCATGTGCGCAACTACACGCTCGGGGATGTGATCAGCCGCTGGCGGCGCATGCAGGGCATGAACGTCCTGCAGCCGATGGGTTGGGACGCCTTCGGGTTGCCCGCCGAGGGTGCCGCCGAACGCAACGGGGTGCCCCCCGCGCAATGGACCTACGACAATATCGCCGCCATGCGCGATCAGTTGAAGCGCCTGGGGCTGGCCTATGACTGGCGGCGCGAGATCGCCACCTGCCGTCCCGAGTATTACCGTTGGGAGCAGTGGCTGTTCACGCGCCTGTATCGTAAGGGGCTCGCCTATCGCGCCACCGCGCCGGTCAATTGGTGCCCCAAGGATCAGACCGTGCTTGCCAATGAACAGGTCGTGGATGGGCGCTGCTGGCGGTGCGATACCCTGGTCGAGCGCCGTGAGATCCCGCAATGGTTCCTGCGCATCACCGCCTACGCCGACGAGCTCCTAGCGGGCCTCGATGCGCTCCCCGGGTGGCCGGAGCGGGTCGCGACCATGCAGCGCAACTGGATCGGGCGCTCCGAGGGGGCCGAGATCCGGTTTGCGGTGGAGGGCTACGGGACGCTCACGGTATTCACGACCCGGCCGGACACGCTCATGGGCGCGACCTATCTGGCGGTGGCCGCCGAGCACCCCCTGGCGGTGGCCGCCAGCACAGGGCGCCCAGAGGTGGCGCGGTTTCGCGAAGAGTGCCGCGTGATGCAGACCGCCGAGGCGGCCGTCGAGACCATGGAAAAACGCGGCGTCGACACCGGCCGGCGGGCGATCCACCCCTTGACCGGTCGCACCCTGCCGGTCTACGCCGCCAATTTCGTGCTCATGGGCTATGGCGAGGGGGCGGTGATGGCGGTCCCCGCGCACGATGAGCGCGACTTCGCGTTCGCGCAGCGCTACGATCTGCCAGTGGTCCCGGTGGTGGTCCCCGAGGACTATCAGGGCCAAGCCGCGGATCTCGTACGTGATGCGGCCTACACCGGCCCCGGGCGACTGGTGGACTCCGGCCCGTTCACGGGGCTTGCCTCGGAGGCGGCGCGCGCGCGTATTGTGGAGGCGCTGGCCCGGGTCGGCGCCGGCGCCCCGCGTGTACAGCTCAGGCTGCGCGACTGGGGTGTGTCGCGACAGCGTTACTGGGGTACGCCGATCCCCATGATCCACTGCAAGGCGTGCGGCGTGGTGCCGGTTCCGGACCAGGATCTGCCGGTGCGCCTGCCGGAGGATGTGGTCATCACCCAGGGTGGTTCGGCGCTCGCCCTGCGCGCGGACTTCGTGAATGTCTCCTGCCCGCAGTGCGGTAACGCGGCGCAGCGCGAGACCGACACCTTCGATACCTTCATGGAATCGTCCTGGTACTACGCCCGCTACTGCTGCCACGACAACGATCGCGAGATGCTCGATGCGCGTGCGCGCCATTGGCTGCCGGTCGACCAGTACATCGGCGGCATAGAGCATGCCATTCTCCATCTCCTTTATGCGCGGTTTTTCAACAAGCTCCTGCGCGATGAGGGGCTTTTGGGCAACGACGAGCCCTTCACCCGCCTGCTCACCCAGGGCATGGTCCTGAAAGATGGGACCAAGATGTCCAAATCCAAGGGGAATACCGTCGACCCGCAGGCCCTGATCGAGCAATACGGCGCCGACACCGCGCGGCTTTTTATCATGTTCGCGGCGCCCCCGGAGCAGTCCCTGGAGTGGAGCGATGATGCCGTGGCCGGCGCCCATCGCTTCCTGCGGCGGCTATGGGGTGTGGCGCGCAGCGCCACGCAACGGCCACGTCCCGCGGACGGGGACTACGACGAGGCCCATAGGCTGTTACGTGCCGACATGCAAACCCTGCTCGATCAGGCCCTGCGTGACTACGAGCGGTATCATTTCAATACCGTGGTGGCGGCCTGCATGAGCCTTGCCAACATGCTGCAAAGACTCTTGGATGAGCCGGTGTCGGACTCCGGCACGCGGCTTTTGTACGAGGGCCTGGGCCTCTTGTTGCGCCTGCTGGCGCCGATCGTGCCGCATATCACCCATCGCCTGTGGCAGGAGCTGGGATTTGCACCGGAGGCCATCGTCGACGCCGCCTGGCCTGCCGTCGACATCGAGGCCTTGAAGCGCGCCACCATGCGTCTTGTCGTCCAGGTCAACGGTAAGCGTCGGGCCGAGATCACGGTCGATGCCGACTGCGATCGGGCGACGATCGAGGCAGTCGCCCTGGGCGACGAGGCGGTGGCACGCCATCTCGAGGGTCGACCGGTGGCCAAGGTGGTGGTGGTCCCCGGGCGCCTCGTCAATATCGTCAGCGCAAACGGATGA
- the rlmH gene encoding 23S rRNA (pseudouridine(1915)-N(3))-methyltransferase RlmH: MAMRLLAVGTRVPAWVQAGFVDYARRLSGPYRLELTEIAPARWTRAGDRNRLKREEGERLLGAAPRHALLVALDVEGRMRTSEALARDLETWLAAGRPLAFLVGGAEGLADACLEAAFDRWSLSPLVFPHALVRVMLAEQLYRAYSALSGQPYHRGSS, from the coding sequence ATGGCCATGCGTCTGCTGGCGGTCGGTACGCGGGTCCCCGCCTGGGTGCAGGCCGGATTCGTGGACTACGCCCGTCGCCTGTCCGGCCCCTACCGTCTGGAACTGACCGAGATCGCGCCGGCGCGATGGACGCGTGCGGGCGACCGGAATAGGCTCAAGCGCGAGGAGGGCGAGCGGCTCCTGGGCGCGGCCCCGCGCCATGCCCTGCTCGTGGCGCTCGATGTCGAGGGGCGCATGCGTACGAGCGAGGCGTTGGCCCGCGACCTCGAGACGTGGCTGGCCGCGGGCCGTCCGCTCGCCTTTCTGGTCGGGGGCGCGGAGGGGCTGGCGGATGCCTGTCTCGAAGCGGCCTTCGACCGCTGGTCGCTGTCGCCGCTCGTGTTTCCGCACGCCCTGGTGCGGGTCATGCTGGCCGAACAGCTGTACCGCGCCTACAGCGCCTTGAGCGGGCAGCCTTACCATAGGGGGTCGTCTTGA
- the holA gene encoding DNA polymerase III subunit delta, whose translation MLLKAEDLAARLGDLRRVYLVCGDEPFLVEEAVTRIVAAAVAAGVGERQRFFLESGFSWVQFREALASPSLFAARSLYELRAREAREGLGRELPACLPLIAPDAVLLVVTGALDRAAQKAAWVEAVAREGHVVVAAPLAGEQLLAWVRARLREVGIVDEELARRISYFTEGNMGAAADAVARLKSEPHPGVEALAAIMGDEARFDVFAVTDAALKGDLAATHRYTNRLRMEARDPILVSWALAREVRLLGRMASRQARKALLAELFRSERVWAARQALLLAALRRLSPSRLRELLQTCAELDRTNKGRADGDAWVLIERVALGLAGMPGGDGVG comes from the coding sequence ATGCTCCTTAAAGCCGAGGATCTCGCCGCGCGGCTGGGCGATCTGCGCCGTGTCTATCTTGTGTGCGGGGACGAACCGTTCCTGGTGGAGGAGGCCGTGACGCGGATCGTCGCGGCGGCCGTTGCCGCCGGGGTCGGCGAGCGCCAGCGCTTCTTCCTCGAAAGCGGGTTTTCCTGGGTGCAGTTTCGGGAGGCCCTGGCCTCGCCTTCGTTGTTTGCCGCGCGCAGCCTCTACGAGCTGCGCGCCCGCGAGGCCCGCGAGGGCCTGGGTCGCGAGCTGCCCGCGTGCCTGCCGTTGATTGCCCCGGACGCCGTTTTGCTGGTGGTGACCGGCGCGCTCGACCGGGCCGCGCAGAAGGCCGCATGGGTCGAGGCGGTGGCGCGCGAGGGTCATGTCGTGGTCGCCGCCCCTTTGGCGGGTGAACAGCTCCTGGCGTGGGTACGCGCGCGCCTGCGCGAGGTCGGGATCGTGGATGAGGAGCTCGCGCGGCGCATCAGCTATTTCACGGAAGGCAATATGGGGGCCGCGGCCGATGCCGTCGCGCGCTTGAAGTCCGAGCCGCACCCGGGCGTCGAGGCCCTGGCGGCGATCATGGGCGATGAGGCGCGGTTCGATGTATTCGCGGTGACCGATGCCGCTCTGAAGGGCGATCTCGCTGCCACCCATCGCTACACGAATCGCTTGCGCATGGAGGCCCGCGACCCGATACTGGTATCATGGGCGCTGGCGCGCGAGGTGCGTCTGCTTGGCCGCATGGCCTCCCGGCAGGCCCGCAAGGCGCTTCTCGCCGAGCTCTTTCGGAGTGAACGGGTATGGGCGGCGCGTCAGGCGCTGCTGCTTGCGGCCCTGCGGCGGCTCTCGCCATCGCGTCTGCGTGAGCTGTTGCAGACGTGCGCCGAGCTCGACCGCACCAACAAGGGGCGGGCGGACGGGGATGCGTGGGTCCTGATAGAGCGCGTGGCCCTGGGGCTTGCGGGCATGCCCGGCGGAGACGGGGTGGGGTGA
- the nadD gene encoding nicotinate-nucleotide adenylyltransferase produces MTGISADSRALLGVFGGTFDPVHRGHVAVACALMRALPLSRIVFVPAARPPHRPAPFADARHRLAMLRLALAGDPRFDIDEIEYEREGPSYMVDTLAILRARHDRPLALILGADAFAGLPAWHRWRRVLGLAHVIIVSRPGFDDRLPEWVRPRLVRCAADLLDADHGRALRFTASARPESATALRQALADGIAPEAWLPPGVPAYIEAHGLYRRSSHHDEG; encoded by the coding sequence GTGACGGGCATATCCGCCGATAGTCGAGCACTCCTGGGGGTTTTCGGCGGGACCTTCGATCCGGTGCACCGCGGACACGTCGCGGTCGCCTGCGCCCTCATGCGTGCATTGCCCTTGTCGCGCATCGTGTTTGTCCCCGCGGCCCGCCCGCCGCACAGGCCCGCACCGTTCGCAGATGCCCGCCACAGGCTCGCGATGCTGCGCCTGGCGCTGGCCGGCGACCCCCGCTTCGACATCGATGAGATCGAGTACGAGCGCGAAGGGCCTTCCTACATGGTCGATACCCTCGCCATCCTGCGTGCCCGCCATGACCGGCCACTGGCCCTGATCCTCGGGGCGGATGCCTTCGCCGGCCTGCCGGCCTGGCATCGCTGGCGGCGCGTCCTGGGTCTGGCCCACGTCATTATCGTGAGCCGCCCGGGTTTCGACGATAGGCTCCCGGAATGGGTCCGGCCACGACTCGTGCGCTGCGCTGCGGATCTGCTGGATGCCGATCATGGCCGGGCCTTGCGGTTTACCGCCAGCGCGCGCCCCGAATCCGCCACTGCCTTGCGCCAGGCTCTGGCCGACGGTATCGCCCCCGAGGCATGGCTGCCGCCCGGGGTACCGGCCTATATTGAGGCCCATGGACTGTATCGGAGATCATCGCATCATGACGAAGGTTGA
- a CDS encoding nucleoside triphosphate pyrophosphatase, protein MIYLASASERRQELLKQIALAFVTLVPDIDEAPHPSEAPLAYVQRMAHEKAIAGARERDRRGLANAPVLGADTIVVHDGVILHKPDDARAARAALRRLSGVEHTVYTALCLLGQGHNEAVARSDVTFKTLCESEIDAYCATGEPIGKAGGYAIQGRAALFIARLAGSYSGVVGLPLYECGQLLAAEGLL, encoded by the coding sequence TTGATTTATCTGGCCTCGGCCTCGGAGCGCCGGCAGGAACTCCTGAAGCAGATCGCGTTGGCGTTCGTGACACTCGTGCCGGACATCGACGAGGCGCCGCACCCAAGCGAGGCGCCACTTGCCTATGTACAGCGGATGGCCCACGAAAAGGCCATCGCCGGGGCGCGCGAGCGCGACCGCCGGGGACTCGCCAATGCGCCGGTGCTGGGCGCCGACACCATCGTCGTGCACGATGGCGTGATATTGCATAAGCCCGATGATGCGCGGGCGGCACGCGCGGCGCTGCGCCGCCTGTCAGGGGTCGAACATACCGTCTATACCGCCCTATGCCTGCTAGGCCAGGGGCATAACGAGGCGGTGGCGCGTAGTGACGTGACCTTCAAGACGCTTTGCGAATCCGAGATCGATGCCTATTGCGCGACCGGGGAACCGATCGGCAAGGCCGGGGGCTATGCCATCCAGGGGCGCGCGGCGTTGTTCATCGCGCGTCTCGCGGGGAGCTATTCGGGCGTCGTCGGTCTGCCGTTATACGAATGCGGCCAGCTACTGGCGGCTGAGGGCCTTTTGTGA
- the rsfS gene encoding ribosome silencing factor — protein MTKVERVREALEQAKADDIVVLDVRSLTDITDTMIVASGTSTRHVTSIGRKVDDALRAAGYKPQGVEGLGDGEWVLIDCADVITHVMHPKTRAFYALEKLWSEEFGAREDGRRERGPRR, from the coding sequence ATGACGAAGGTTGAGCGGGTACGAGAGGCGCTGGAACAGGCCAAGGCCGACGATATCGTGGTCCTCGATGTACGGTCCTTGACTGACATTACGGACACCATGATCGTTGCCAGCGGGACATCCACCCGCCATGTGACGTCGATCGGCCGCAAGGTCGACGATGCGCTGCGCGCGGCCGGCTACAAGCCGCAGGGTGTCGAGGGGTTGGGCGACGGCGAATGGGTACTCATCGACTGCGCGGATGTCATCACGCACGTCATGCACCCGAAGACGCGGGCGTTCTATGCCCTGGAGAAGCTCTGGTCCGAGGAGTTCGGGGCGCGCGAGGATGGCCGGCGCGAGCGCGGTCCGCGGCGTTGA
- the rng gene encoding ribonuclease G has translation MSEEILINVTPQETRVAVVENGVLQEVHIERASHRGLVGNIYKGRVSRFLPGMQAAFVDIGLERTAFLQTAEMKYGNGAGAPALVEGQDLTVQVVKDPIGTKGARLTTQISLPARYVVYMPTSDHIGISQKIDNEEERERLRAAVRSAMGDEPGGFILRTMAEQVSEEELRRDIHYLRKLWQRVSERMREPDRHGLVHEDLSLVLRAMRDLVRDNIEKVRIDSREMYTKAQEFALEFVPDVAPRIEYYPGERPIFDLYSVEDEIKRALDRRVALKSGGYLVIDQTEAMTTVDVNTGTYVGHRNLAETIFKTNLEAAHAIARQLRLRNLGGMIIVDFIDMGDPDHKRQVLRALERALARDRVKASIADMSALGLVEITRKRTRESLEHLLCETCPACKGRGVLKTPETVTYEIFREILREARQFGTDQYLVVASQVVVDRLSDDQAQSLARLQEFIGKPIHLQVEPLYNQEEYEVVLT, from the coding sequence GTGAGTGAGGAGATCCTGATCAATGTGACGCCCCAGGAGACCCGGGTCGCGGTCGTCGAGAATGGGGTGTTGCAGGAGGTCCATATCGAGCGCGCCAGTCACCGCGGTCTTGTCGGCAACATCTACAAGGGCCGGGTGTCGCGTTTCCTCCCAGGCATGCAGGCGGCATTCGTCGACATCGGGCTCGAGCGTACCGCATTCTTGCAGACCGCGGAGATGAAGTATGGCAACGGCGCCGGCGCCCCCGCGCTCGTCGAGGGTCAGGACCTGACCGTACAGGTCGTCAAGGACCCGATCGGGACCAAGGGTGCGCGGCTTACGACCCAGATCAGCCTGCCGGCCCGCTACGTCGTGTACATGCCGACCAGCGACCATATCGGCATCTCTCAAAAGATCGATAACGAGGAGGAGCGCGAGCGGTTGCGCGCCGCGGTGCGCTCGGCCATGGGCGATGAGCCTGGGGGCTTCATCCTGCGGACCATGGCCGAGCAGGTGAGCGAGGAGGAGTTGAGGCGCGACATCCACTACCTGCGCAAGCTCTGGCAACGCGTATCCGAGCGCATGCGCGAGCCCGACCGGCATGGTCTGGTCCACGAGGACCTGTCGCTCGTGCTGCGCGCCATGCGTGATCTCGTGCGCGACAATATCGAGAAGGTGCGTATCGATTCGCGCGAGATGTATACCAAGGCCCAGGAGTTCGCCCTGGAATTCGTGCCTGACGTGGCCCCGCGCATCGAGTATTACCCGGGCGAGCGCCCGATCTTCGACCTCTATTCCGTGGAGGACGAGATCAAGCGCGCCCTGGATCGGCGGGTGGCGTTGAAGTCCGGGGGTTATCTCGTCATCGACCAGACCGAGGCCATGACCACGGTGGATGTGAATACCGGCACCTATGTCGGGCATCGCAACCTCGCCGAGACCATCTTCAAGACCAACCTCGAGGCCGCGCATGCCATTGCCCGCCAGCTGCGGCTGCGTAATCTCGGAGGCATGATCATCGTGGATTTCATCGACATGGGTGATCCCGATCACAAGCGCCAGGTGCTGCGCGCCCTCGAGCGCGCGCTGGCCCGGGATCGCGTCAAGGCCTCCATCGCCGACATGTCGGCCCTGGGCCTTGTGGAGATCACGCGCAAGCGCACCCGGGAGAGCCTGGAGCATCTGTTGTGCGAGACCTGTCCGGCGTGCAAGGGGCGCGGCGTGCTGAAGACCCCCGAGACCGTGACCTATGAGATCTTCCGGGAGATCCTGCGCGAGGCCCGGCAATTCGGCACGGACCAGTACCTAGTGGTCGCCTCGCAGGTGGTCGTCGACCGGCTTTCGGACGATCAGGCGCAGAGTCTGGCGCGTCTGCAGGAGTTCATCGGCAAACCCATTCATCTCCAGGTCGAGCCGCTCTACAATCAAGAGGAGTACGAGGTCGTCCTGACTTGA
- a CDS encoding glutamate-5-semialdehyde dehydrogenase, which yields MTDIVTYMEALGRAAREAAPAMARAPTGVKNKALCVAADSVRTHAALIRAENERDVAAARAAGLDAALVDRLTLTPERIAQMAEGLLAIAALPDPVGEITGLAMQPSGIQVGRMRVPLGVIGIIYESRPNVTADAAGLCLKSGNAVILRGGSEALHSNAIIARYLREGLAAAGLPPGALGLVETTDRAAVTCLLHMEGAVDLVIPRGGKGLVELVAHEARMPVLKHLHGVCHVYIDDDADAAKALAVAVNAKTQRYGTCNTMETLLIAERRADELLAPLARAYREHGVELRGCPKTRDRVADMVSATEEDWETEYLAPILAIRVVAGVDEAIAHIGRYGSHHTDAIVTENWTHAQRFLREVDSSSVMVNASTRFADGFEYGLGAEIGISTDKLHARGPVGLQGLTSQKFVVWGDGHIRR from the coding sequence ATGACGGATATCGTGACTTATATGGAGGCGCTCGGGCGGGCGGCACGCGAGGCCGCGCCGGCCATGGCGCGCGCCCCGACGGGGGTCAAGAACAAGGCGCTTTGCGTGGCCGCCGATAGCGTGCGCACGCATGCCGCCTTGATCCGCGCGGAAAACGAGCGGGACGTGGCGGCGGCGCGCGCAGCCGGTCTTGACGCGGCGCTCGTCGATCGTCTCACGTTGACCCCGGAGCGCATCGCGCAAATGGCCGAGGGGCTGTTGGCGATCGCGGCCCTTCCGGACCCTGTGGGCGAGATCACCGGGCTTGCGATGCAGCCCTCGGGTATTCAGGTGGGACGCATGCGCGTGCCGCTCGGGGTGATCGGGATCATCTACGAATCGCGGCCCAACGTGACCGCCGATGCCGCCGGGCTCTGCCTCAAGTCCGGCAACGCCGTCATCCTGCGCGGGGGTTCCGAGGCCTTGCATTCCAACGCCATCATCGCCCGTTATCTGCGCGAAGGCCTGGCCGCGGCCGGCCTTCCGCCCGGGGCCCTGGGGCTTGTCGAGACCACCGACCGGGCGGCCGTGACATGCTTGTTGCATATGGAGGGCGCGGTCGATCTCGTCATCCCGCGCGGCGGCAAGGGGTTGGTCGAACTCGTCGCCCATGAGGCCCGCATGCCGGTGTTGAAGCATTTGCACGGGGTCTGCCATGTCTATATCGATGACGACGCCGACGCCGCCAAGGCGCTGGCGGTGGCGGTGAATGCCAAGACCCAGCGCTATGGGACGTGCAACACCATGGAGACCCTGCTGATCGCCGAGCGCCGCGCAGACGAGCTGCTGGCGCCGCTTGCGCGTGCCTATCGCGAGCACGGGGTCGAGTTGCGTGGCTGTCCCAAGACCCGCGATCGGGTGGCGGACATGGTGTCGGCCACCGAGGAGGATTGGGAGACCGAGTATCTGGCGCCGATCCTCGCGATCCGGGTGGTGGCCGGCGTGGACGAGGCGATCGCCCATATCGGCCGCTACGGCTCCCATCATACCGATGCCATCGTGACCGAGAACTGGACGCATGCCCAGCGCTTTTTGCGGGAAGTGGACTCGAGCTCGGTGATGGTCAATGCCTCGACGCGTTTTGCGGATGGTTTCGAGTACGGCCTGGGGGCGGAGATCGGTATCAGCACCGACAAGCTCCATGCGCGCGGCCCGGTCGGGCTTCAGGGTCTCACGTCCCAGAAGTTCGTGGTTTGGGGTGACGGGCATATCCGCCGATAG
- the lptE gene encoding LPS assembly lipoprotein LptE, whose amino-acid sequence MRGLAVVGLAALLLAGCGFHLRSAHEFALPASLSVLRVRMPSSGLKYPGLVLVVRHALEDRGVRIADHGKAPTVVLGGEMMTPVIVTLNSNGGASAYLLDYAVTFSLVGPGGRLLMAPRTVRVQREYSFNPENVLAMAREQSYLERRMRVSAARQIVWALAAYKGPLVASAGSAAPHKSHAP is encoded by the coding sequence ATGAGAGGCCTTGCGGTCGTGGGGCTCGCGGCGCTGCTCCTTGCGGGCTGTGGTTTTCATCTGCGTAGTGCCCACGAATTCGCGTTGCCGGCCTCGCTGTCGGTCCTGCGTGTGCGCATGCCTTCAAGCGGTCTCAAATATCCGGGGCTCGTGCTTGTCGTCCGTCATGCCCTGGAAGACCGCGGGGTGCGGATCGCAGACCACGGCAAGGCCCCAACGGTGGTGCTCGGCGGCGAGATGATGACCCCGGTGATCGTAACCCTGAACAGCAACGGCGGGGCGAGCGCCTACCTCCTCGATTATGCCGTGACCTTCAGTCTCGTGGGGCCCGGCGGGAGGTTGCTCATGGCGCCGCGCACGGTGCGCGTGCAGCGCGAGTACAGCTTCAATCCCGAGAACGTGCTGGCGATGGCCCGCGAACAAAGTTATCTCGAGCGGCGCATGCGCGTATCCGCCGCCCGCCAGATCGTCTGGGCGCTGGCCGCCTATAAGGGGCCGCTCGTGGCCTCGGCGGGCAGCGCGGCGCCTCACAAATCCCATGCTCCTTAA